A section of the Pedobacter sp. HDW13 genome encodes:
- a CDS encoding 4'-phosphopantetheinyl transferase superfamily protein has protein sequence MVGYYPGNLSEGFEAIRQLSAEHLIKPVRFRELTEKLYAEGARVFIQVGSGGLVGFIDDTLRGKDFSTISANVPIRSGITQLQRVLAALFVEGKEIGLHYLGNIKSTPPQKNKGIKLELGSPIIHNLQTLKGLTIKQAQPAQPKTFVEAKHPVLQAFNENVMEMINMQSEMIGLFENAAFQVDQPVNWAPATPEKPVRQAFSKTLDVSLENCPYLIDHSLLRQPKGWPTVEDMDPVIPMTMIFEVFAEIANAQSPEEKVQKIMNMRVFQWMNVVKPFQETVTGEWKDEQRVYLNLERFANAEVQLAAQLSPAPNRNFDIGRLLDIDRTSEQIYDAHMFHGPDYQGIKKLVAVGEKGITGIIEAAGGKGSLLDNAGQLFGLWLQLTLEKDRIAFPVKIQEIEFFGDMADQQGTFECTCVLTEINDEFATADIVMKRDGITWLIISGWQNRRLEIDEPLWNVSMSPLHNRLSEEVAPGVFLFGNAYTRVVSWDFILKRYFNQTEKKHHNNLLPNKRRTWMISRVAAKDAVRNLLNTQKNQACYPITFEIYSDEHRKPYVKGGLTDDINISIAHKGTDAVGIARFNEPVGIDIEHIEERSAGFFNLVFNEHEMALLQNRDKIEWATRFWVAKEAYGKYLGKGLQGNPKAYTVTEVNGEELRINNTTIKTIKHKNYIIGWTL, from the coding sequence TTGGTCGGCTACTACCCTGGAAACTTATCCGAGGGTTTCGAAGCCATCCGTCAGTTAAGTGCCGAACACCTGATTAAACCCGTGCGTTTCCGCGAACTTACCGAAAAACTGTATGCAGAGGGTGCACGTGTATTTATCCAGGTAGGCTCGGGTGGTTTGGTGGGCTTTATCGACGATACTTTAAGGGGCAAAGATTTTAGCACCATTAGTGCCAACGTGCCCATCCGTTCGGGCATTACGCAATTGCAAAGGGTTTTGGCTGCACTTTTTGTCGAAGGGAAAGAAATCGGGCTTCATTACCTGGGCAACATTAAATCAACGCCACCGCAAAAAAACAAAGGTATTAAGCTCGAACTCGGTTCGCCAATTATCCATAACCTGCAAACGCTTAAAGGTTTAACCATTAAGCAAGCTCAGCCAGCACAACCTAAAACTTTTGTAGAAGCTAAACATCCCGTTTTACAGGCTTTTAATGAAAATGTGATGGAAATGATCAACATGCAGAGCGAAATGATCGGGCTTTTCGAAAATGCTGCGTTTCAGGTTGATCAGCCAGTTAATTGGGCACCAGCCACGCCGGAAAAACCAGTCAGACAAGCATTCAGCAAAACGTTGGATGTAAGTTTGGAAAACTGCCCTTACCTTATCGATCACTCGCTGTTGAGGCAGCCAAAAGGTTGGCCAACCGTAGAAGATATGGATCCGGTGATTCCGATGACCATGATTTTTGAAGTATTTGCCGAAATAGCCAATGCGCAATCGCCCGAAGAAAAAGTGCAAAAAATTATGAATATGCGCGTTTTCCAATGGATGAATGTTGTTAAACCTTTTCAGGAAACCGTAACCGGCGAGTGGAAAGACGAACAAAGGGTTTACCTTAACCTTGAACGTTTTGCCAATGCAGAAGTACAGCTTGCAGCACAGTTAAGTCCTGCTCCAAACCGGAATTTCGACATCGGAAGGTTATTGGATATCGACCGTACATCCGAACAGATTTACGATGCACACATGTTCCACGGACCAGATTACCAGGGTATCAAAAAACTAGTCGCTGTTGGCGAAAAAGGAATTACCGGTATTATCGAAGCTGCAGGAGGAAAAGGTTCTTTATTGGATAACGCCGGTCAGTTGTTCGGTTTGTGGTTGCAGCTCACTTTAGAAAAAGACCGCATTGCTTTTCCTGTTAAAATTCAGGAAATAGAATTTTTCGGTGATATGGCCGATCAGCAAGGCACTTTCGAATGTACCTGCGTGCTAACCGAAATCAATGATGAATTTGCCACGGCCGATATCGTGATGAAAAGGGATGGTATTACCTGGTTGATTATTTCGGGTTGGCAGAACCGCAGGCTCGAAATAGACGAACCGCTTTGGAATGTATCCATGTCGCCACTACACAACCGTTTATCAGAAGAAGTTGCACCTGGTGTTTTTCTTTTCGGTAACGCTTACACACGTGTGGTATCATGGGATTTTATCCTGAAAAGGTACTTCAACCAAACGGAAAAGAAACATCACAACAACCTTTTGCCCAATAAAAGAAGAACCTGGATGATCAGTCGTGTGGCTGCAAAAGATGCGGTAAGGAATTTACTGAATACGCAGAAAAACCAGGCCTGCTACCCGATTACCTTCGAAATTTATTCAGACGAACACCGCAAACCTTATGTTAAAGGTGGTTTAACGGATGATATCAACATTTCTATTGCGCATAAAGGCACCGATGCCGTTGGCATAGCCCGCTTTAACGAACCTGTTGGCATCGATATCGAACATATAGAAGAACGCAGCGCAGGTTTTTTTAATCTTGTTTTTAATGAGCATGAGATGGCCCTGCTGCAAAACCGCGACAAAATTGAATGGGCAACCCGTTTTTGGGTAGCCAAAGAAGCTTATGGAAAATACCTGGGCAAAGGCTTACAGGGCAACCCCAAAGCCTATACCGTAACGGAAGTAAACGGCGAAGAATTACGCATTAATAACACTACAATTAAAACAATCAAACATAAAAACTATATCATCGGATGGACACTATAG
- a CDS encoding acyl carrier protein has product MDTIATTKLSSEEIFDLMKKFITEVIGEEFVEEMDITPESSFTKDLEMDSIEIVSFSEKIKAHFGEQIDFTGWLSSMDLDQLINLNLGMIISYIEECQS; this is encoded by the coding sequence ATGGACACTATAGCAACTACGAAACTGAGCAGCGAAGAAATTTTCGACCTCATGAAAAAATTTATCACTGAAGTAATCGGCGAAGAATTTGTTGAAGAAATGGATATCACCCCCGAAAGTTCTTTCACCAAAGACCTCGAAATGGACAGCATTGAAATTGTATCCTTTTCCGAAAAAATCAAAGCACATTTTGGTGAACAGATCGATTTTACGGGCTGGTTATCGTCAATGGATTTAGATCAACTGATTAACTTAAATCTGGGTATGATCATCTCTTATATCGAAGAATGCCAGTCATAA
- a CDS encoding alpha/beta fold hydrolase, translating to MPVITVNGKSVHIQELNKGAAETIILIHGMFSNLSVYYFNIAPLLATKYHVVLYDLKSHGMSEKTLLGYDLESMTNDLLALMEELNLQQVHLGGYSFGGLIALKMAIRFPERINKLAVIEAPDPNDDKTRGIIDEYSREFLEHYVENFTDTTRVKMGKRQMERNHRMYEYLFYQTSIKTDMELEKDFFGTPAIGTIKLTTLLLYGTDSNCLNAGKHLDELIENADLIAVPGDHNIPIQQPLVIAEALLNFFQEK from the coding sequence ATGCCAGTCATAACGGTAAACGGCAAATCGGTTCATATTCAGGAGCTCAACAAAGGGGCTGCCGAAACCATCATCCTCATTCACGGGATGTTCAGTAACCTTTCTGTCTATTATTTTAATATCGCACCGCTGCTGGCCACAAAATATCATGTGGTACTTTACGACCTGAAAAGTCATGGTATGAGCGAAAAAACATTGCTCGGCTATGATCTCGAAAGCATGACTAACGATTTGCTTGCACTTATGGAGGAATTAAACCTGCAGCAAGTGCATTTGGGCGGTTATAGTTTTGGCGGATTGATAGCCTTAAAAATGGCTATCCGTTTTCCGGAGCGTATTAACAAACTGGCCGTAATAGAGGCGCCCGATCCAAACGATGATAAAACAAGGGGCATTATTGACGAGTACAGCCGCGAGTTTCTTGAACATTACGTCGAAAATTTTACCGATACCACCAGAGTTAAAATGGGCAAAAGACAGATGGAACGCAACCACCGCATGTACGAATACCTTTTTTATCAAACTTCGATCAAAACCGATATGGAGCTTGAAAAAGACTTTTTCGGCACCCCGGCAATCGGAACCATAAAATTAACTACCCTATTACTGTATGGTACCGATTCTAATTGTTTAAATGCAGGAAAGCACCTTGATGAGCTGATTGAAAATGCAGATTTAATTGCCGTTCCGGGCGATCATAATATCCCAATCCAACAACCATTAGTTATTGCAGAAGCATTATTAAACTTCTTCCAGGAAAAATAA
- a CDS encoding glycosyltransferase — protein MAKFVFVVPPLTGHINPTLSMGAALLDRGHRVAWITLDQSLGDKLPEGSELLVISYDQNDQQKKDSEKYLDIITQKIVYGIDSIKFLYEEVLIPLNRHSYEGIADLLDQFKPDLVITDHQMFAGAIAATNKNYPYVTSVTAPAAIKVMDELPKVHEWEVNQIVELQKEFGITANGSIACSDLATLVFTSRVFFGEMDLPEHFKFVGPVFNRRKTTIPFNWEAFKNITQPKILVSIGTTFDHEHKKAFFAKVIEAFSHEDLHVVVVSDPALFNEWPANFTVQRQLPQLELLPHLDAVVCHGGHNTVCETLMNGLPMVVIPIAYDQSHVAGRVFRVGAGERLNFNRFKASHLKEAVNKVLQNNSYKTAAEQIKQSFIQAGGTESAADLLEALSNRTSNVFIS, from the coding sequence ATGGCAAAATTCGTATTTGTAGTTCCTCCCCTAACCGGCCACATTAACCCAACTTTGAGTATGGGTGCAGCTTTATTGGATAGAGGCCACCGTGTAGCATGGATTACTTTAGATCAATCGCTGGGCGATAAACTTCCTGAGGGCAGCGAGTTGCTTGTGATCAGCTACGACCAGAACGACCAGCAGAAAAAAGATTCAGAAAAATACCTCGATATTATCACCCAAAAAATCGTTTACGGCATCGATAGCATCAAATTTCTGTACGAAGAAGTGCTGATTCCGCTAAACAGGCACAGTTATGAAGGCATTGCCGATCTCCTCGATCAGTTTAAGCCCGATTTGGTGATTACCGATCACCAGATGTTTGCCGGTGCCATTGCTGCAACCAATAAAAACTATCCTTATGTTACTTCGGTTACTGCCCCGGCGGCGATAAAAGTAATGGATGAGTTGCCAAAAGTGCACGAATGGGAGGTAAACCAAATTGTAGAACTGCAAAAAGAATTTGGCATTACTGCAAACGGCTCTATTGCCTGCTCCGATTTGGCTACTTTGGTATTTACCTCGCGCGTTTTTTTTGGCGAGATGGATTTACCTGAACATTTTAAATTTGTAGGCCCTGTTTTTAACCGCCGCAAAACAACTATTCCTTTTAACTGGGAAGCATTTAAGAACATTACCCAACCTAAAATACTGGTAAGCATTGGTACCACCTTCGATCATGAACATAAAAAGGCATTTTTTGCCAAGGTAATCGAGGCTTTTAGCCATGAAGACCTGCACGTGGTAGTGGTTTCAGATCCTGCTTTATTTAACGAGTGGCCGGCTAATTTTACCGTGCAGCGCCAGTTACCACAATTAGAACTTTTACCACACCTTGATGCCGTGGTTTGCCATGGCGGCCACAATACCGTTTGCGAAACTTTAATGAACGGACTGCCCATGGTAGTGATCCCGATTGCTTACGACCAAAGCCATGTAGCCGGACGTGTTTTCAGGGTTGGTGCCGGAGAACGCTTAAACTTTAACCGTTTTAAAGCCAGTCACCTTAAAGAAGCCGTAAATAAAGTGCTGCAGAACAACAGTTATAAAACAGCTGCAGAGCAAATTAAACAATCTTTTATCCAGGCAGGTGGAACAGAA